In Calidithermus timidus DSM 17022, the following are encoded in one genomic region:
- a CDS encoding glycosyltransferase family 2 protein: protein MELSILVISHNSSQVLPECLERLQAHYPHAQRVVVDAASSDGSLELAQRWPGLQTLSVPNRGYAYAANRGLEVAVGDYVAIMNSDVYLEAGDLEALVAALTAHPKAVMAGPVLITPQGHPQSFGPLYAPHYFKLHKPRPVTWISGALIVLRRDRLPELGGMDERFFFYNEDMEWSIRARRKGFQVLLVPRKVLHLGGASTPNDPRFIAEGYRGGLLLSQTHYSWIHGLHRKAVLLEAQLRILLDPNPKRKAAYSLLLSRLRQQKGLPSSFLLEERSKIRP from the coding sequence CGTCATCTCACACAACTCGAGCCAGGTACTGCCGGAGTGCCTCGAGCGCCTGCAGGCGCATTACCCTCATGCCCAGCGGGTGGTAGTAGACGCCGCTTCGTCGGATGGGAGCCTCGAGCTAGCGCAGCGGTGGCCGGGCCTCCAAACCCTTAGCGTCCCCAACCGGGGGTATGCGTATGCGGCGAACCGGGGTCTCGAGGTGGCAGTGGGGGACTACGTCGCCATCATGAACAGCGACGTCTACCTGGAAGCTGGCGACCTCGAGGCCCTCGTTGCAGCTTTGACTGCCCATCCCAAGGCCGTGATGGCAGGCCCGGTTCTCATAACCCCCCAAGGCCACCCCCAATCCTTTGGCCCGCTATACGCTCCTCACTACTTCAAGCTCCATAAGCCCAGGCCCGTCACATGGATTTCCGGCGCCTTGATCGTGCTCAGGCGCGACCGCCTGCCAGAGCTAGGCGGTATGGATGAGCGTTTCTTCTTCTACAACGAGGACATGGAGTGGAGTATTCGCGCCCGCCGCAAAGGTTTCCAGGTGCTGCTCGTCCCCAGGAAGGTCCTGCACCTAGGCGGCGCCTCAACCCCCAACGACCCGCGCTTCATCGCCGAAGGCTACCGAGGGGGGTTGCTACTGAGCCAGACTCACTATTCCTGGATTCACGGCCTGCACCGTAAAGCGGTATTGCTCGAGGCCCAGTTACGCATCTTGCTCGATCCCAACCCCAAGCGCAAAGCAGCCTACAGTTTGCTTCTGAGCCGCCTGAGACAACAAAAAGGCCTGCCCTCTTCCTTTTTATTGGAAGAACGCAGTAAGATACGCCCGTAA